Proteins from a genomic interval of Candidatus Binatia bacterium:
- a CDS encoding type II toxin-antitoxin system VapC family toxin produces MKWFVADEAGGEEAVQILDQIRDDPSGFVVPELFFNEMLSVLARLVGKDGVALRAHLDALQNLGFQRIGNGRELLAAAAEIAAAHRVTGYDAVYAACARLTGGCWLTADGKAHRRIQSLRISKVVCRG; encoded by the coding sequence AGGAGGCCGTCCAGATCCTGGACCAGATTCGCGATGACCCCTCCGGGTTCGTCGTGCCCGAGTTGTTTTTCAATGAAATGCTATCGGTCCTGGCGCGGCTCGTGGGCAAGGACGGCGTTGCCTTGCGCGCTCATCTCGATGCGCTGCAAAATCTGGGCTTCCAGCGGATCGGCAATGGGCGCGAACTCCTGGCCGCTGCGGCCGAGATCGCAGCCGCTCACAGGGTGACAGGCTACGACGCCGTGTACGCTGCCTGCGCTCGATTGACGGGCGGCTGTTGGCTCACCGCGGACGGGAAGGCCCATCGAAGGATCCAGAGCCTTCGGATCTCGAAGGTCGTTTGCCGAGGCTGA